CGTGAGGCCGCCCGGAAGATCCGCATCCGGCAGGACCGCATGGCCCACGCCTCGGAGATCCTGTCCCAGATCGCCCGTTTGCACCTGAACTGGCGCGAGCATCCGGTGACCATCACCTATTCCGAGTACTCCCTGGCCAAGGGCCAGAAGCTGTCGAACTCGGTCCGCATCCTCGAGGACATCCTGTTTGGGGCGCGGTCATGATCGTGTCGCTGGTCGCCTCGGCCCTCTTCGGATCGGTCCTTTTCCTGGCCGCCGTACGCAAGTTCACCTTCCTGGGGCTGAAACTGGCGGTGATGACCTTCGCTGCAGCGGGGGTCTACTTCGTCTGGAACCCCGACCAGATGACCCGGCTGGCCCAGATGGTGGGCATCGGTCGCGGGGCGGACCTCGTCACCTACGCCACGACCCTGATCCTCTTCCTGACCGTGGTGGCAGCGATCATGCGCGAACGTCGGTCCAACGACGTCCTGACGCTGCTGGTGC
The sequence above is a segment of the Phenylobacterium parvum genome. Coding sequences within it:
- a CDS encoding DUF2304 domain-containing protein, translated to MIVSLVASALFGSVLFLAAVRKFTFLGLKLAVMTFAAAGVYFVWNPDQMTRLAQMVGIGRGADLVTYATTLILFLTVVAAIMRERRSNDVLTLLVRRLAIQQARFPDAPGG